A part of Diceros bicornis minor isolate mBicDic1 chromosome 10, mDicBic1.mat.cur, whole genome shotgun sequence genomic DNA contains:
- the GPR148 gene encoding LOW QUALITY PROTEIN: probable G-protein coupled receptor 148 (The sequence of the model RefSeq protein was modified relative to this genomic sequence to represent the inferred CDS: inserted 6 bases in 4 codons; substituted 2 bases at 2 genomic stop codons), with the protein MLRKEATWQKAPLEPTAGCQDRKHGGQWAPCPLGTTAWPASGQLTSKPSCIPQAASNASLSLRGLSVPVSVLCWLLLPSSHLAAXTLAPSPLMLLTILWSQRLRQESDDLLLANTLLSELAYVVFHVLISSSNLGSWALGCITCGVLTDAVFAAHTSTVLSFAATMLHTSRAVPCPPHGLSLTSCEAAQEAVALIWLVACFLPTFLXWLSKQQDARLEEXGAPCILQLSRGTELGHGPLVTVTHTXILCILCLCTALITHCFWRIYAEARTSQLXSWARGTLLNHTGLITLYVSLVVVFPMDIVLTKYHHTGVRTHXAANSKVLMMLPRAMLPYVYRLHYQQLLGMIWGHFSSRMHSDIFTISQSYRLHSLAG; encoded by the exons ATGCTTAGGAAAGAAGCCACCTGGCAGAAAGCACCTTTGGAGCCCACTGCAGGCTGCCAGGACAG GAAGCATGGAGGTCAGTGGGCACCCTGCCCCCTgggcaccacagcctggccagccTCTGGCCAGCTCACCAGCAAGCCCTCCTGCATACCCCAGGCAGCAAGCAacgcctccctgagcctcaggggCCTCAGTGTGCCAGTCTCTGTGCTGTGCTGGCTCCTCCTTCCCTCAAGCCACCTGGCTG CCACACTGGCTCCAAGCCCCCTGATGCTGTTGACCATCCTGTGGAGCCAGAGGCTGCGACAGGAGTCCGACGACCTGCTGCTGGCTAACACCCTGCTCTCAGAGCTGGCCTACGTTGTCTTCCACGTGCTCATCTCCTCCAGCAACCTGGGCAGCTGGGCCCTGGGCTGCATCACCTGTGGTGTCCTCACGGACGCTGTCTTCGCTGCCCACACCAGCACCGTCCTGTCCTTCGCAGCCACCATGCTGCACACCTCCCGGGCAGTCCCTTGTCCTCCACACGGCCTCTCCCTCACGTCCTGTGAGGCTGcccaggaggcagtggccctCATCTGGCTGGTGGCCTGCTTCTTACCCACATTTC ATTGGCTCAGCAAGCAGCAGGATGCCAGGTTGGAGGAGTGAGGGGCCCCATGTATCCTGCAGCTGAGCCGGGGCACTGAGCtaggccatggccccctggtcaCTGTCACCCACACCTAGATCTTGTGCATTCTCTGTCTGTGCACAGCTCTCATCACGCACTGCTTCTGGAGGATCTATGCAGAGGCCAGGACTTCCCAGCT TTCCTGGGCCAGAGGCACCTTGCTTAACCACACAGGGCTAATCACACTGTATGTTAGCCTAGTGGTGGTGTTTCCCATGGACATTGTGCTGACCAAGTACCACCACACTGGTGTGAGGACTCA GGCAGCCAACAGTAAAGTGCTCATGATGCTTCCCCGTGCCATGCTCCCATACGTGTACAGACTCCACTACCAGCAGCTGCTGGGGATGATCTGGGGCCACTTCTCATCCAGGATGCACAGTGACATCTTCACCATTTCTCAGAGCTACAGACTTCACAGTCTGGCAGGCTGA